The DNA region AAGGAATCTGACAGCAcagaacaaaataaattcaagaaaaGTCCAAAGACTTCAGCTTGTGAAAATAACCCTAAAGACTGTTATCCTCCAGACGGATTTCTGATTGATCAGAAGTTTGGTATCCAATTGGTAGTCTTACTGTATGTATTtcacatctatctatctatctatctatctatctatctatctatctatctatctatctatctatctatctatctatcatgaCTATGTctctttattttaaatctaaacTAAAGTAAAGCTTGTTTTAAAGCAACGAGTTTGTCTTCGGTTACAACTGTAAGTCAGACAGGACCGACTTCATGCCATGCATGATATGTATACATGTTCTAGCGATTCATACGAAATATGTCAGTCCTTCATAGGAAAAAGGCATTCGCTCATGCTAGAAAACTTTTGACTTTAAAGGGAAAtggtcaaaaaataaaaactcaatTGTTTTCTTTCAATGCTTATCAAATCGGTTTATGATATTAAGCCAACATTCAAAATTCGAGTTATGTGCGAGATACAGAGCTCTAAATGATTTGTACAGTTTTATCTTTTTCGAGAGCCACAATGTCGACCAAAAGCAAACGCACACAGCAAACAAGACAAGTTTAAGAcgtttttgataaataaaatcgaTCGTTTAACTGCATCTGACAGTGTACTGACCTCGGACTGTCCAGTGCATGGGGGCCGCGTAGCATCTAATCGACTTGTGTGAGGATAGCATGAATCCCTGCAGAACCCTAGGATTTACATCTTATCATTTGTTTTTCAGAATATCAGTTCCGatagtaaatattttaatgaaaagcGATAACGtggaaaaatatattgaaactgTTGAAAGGAAAGTTGATTCTACACAAGAGAAATTCATCGAATTAGATAAAAAGTTTACAGTGGCAGAAAACAAATTGCCAAAGCTGGAAAAACTGCTCCACGAAGATCATTTCACAAGACTGTTAGATAAGGAATGGGAGAAGAGGAAAGTATTATTGACAAACGAATTAGAAAAGAAATACGctattttaaatgatactgtGGATAATACACTTAAAACAGTGAATGAAAGGGTACATCGTTTCTCCAACGAAACTAAAATATTAAGGAAGGAGACAGAAAGATTGGATGTAAGTTCTTCAAAACTTAACAGAAAGATGAAAtctaatgaaaagaaaattattgaaatcaaGAGACAATTATATTCTAACTCCAAAAAAGTTAATGACCAAATAAAACACTTGGAGAATAATAACCAAGAACTTAAACTGATGTCCAAGAGGGTTAAAAGTACAGAAGAGAGACTAGATGGAGTAGATGGGGTGTTAAATGTTACCAACGAGAGACTAGATGGAGTAGATGGTATGTTAAATGTTACCAACGAGAGACTAGATGGAGTAGATGGTATGTTAAATGCTACCAACGAGAGACTAGATGGAGTAGATGGTATGTTAAATGTTACCAACGAGAGACTAGATGGAGTAGATGGTATGTTAAATGTTACCAACGAGAGACTAGATGGAGTAGATGGGGTGTTAAATGTTACCAACGAGAGACTAGATGGAGTAGATGGGGTGTTAAATGTTACCAACGAGAGACTAGATGGAGTAGATGGGGTGTTAAATGTTACCAACGAGAGACTAGATGGAGTAGATGGGGTGTTAAATGTTACCAACGAGAGACTTGATGGAGTAGATGGTATGTTAAATGCTAACAACGAGAGACTAGATGGAGTACATGGTATGTTAAATTTTACCAACGAGAGACTAGATGGAGTAGATGGGGTGTTAAATGTTACCAACGAGAGACTAGATGGAGTAGACAGGCTGTTCAATGTTATTAACGCTGATCTTTACGACATTAGTAAGTTTTGattcaacaaataaaatatatgcttTTACTTATTTGTTTTCACAGTTTGAGCTATTTTAAACAATTGATATCCACTTTATTTCACCGGTATGCGAGATTAAATTGACAAAAGGTTACCGGGAACACATGTTTTTGACTCTTAAACGAATGTGTTCATTGCTGGGGTCCTGTTTTTAAAGGTAGGCTATAATTTGGgtgtttttataatttcttgTAAATTCCTCCATTTATACTCTTCGTTTGGTTgggttatatttatttttccatcaataaagtttttttgaattataaaaattatgatgtaatttgaatttatatacTATTcggtttgttgttttttttttgtttttttttaataaagaaacgAAATTCCCTCTGTGCTGCTTTTCCCTTGTaacttttgaagattttttatcGAGGTCGAGCCTAATTAACTAtctttaaagaatattttgatgATACTTcttaaataaggaatttacCTATACATCgaagattttaagataaaagaaAACCTCCAtgcgtttttcattttaactaCGATGGAGGTGTCAAAAGTGTCaagttttttcgtgttttttttttcaaatttcaaatattaaaaaaaaatatttttaataaataataacaaagtttatttatttaaaaataatttccaaTACATGCTTTACTTAATGTTGTATCAACAGATTGTCTATATAAAATATCTGCAGTCTTTTCATTGCCAATATTTTTAAACCGTCattcattattttcttaatacatgtatttctttaaaacaatcttGTTCCCATACCTTTATTTTATATGCTAATCTAGTAAACTTTTCTGCTTTTTTTCTTACAcatattaatttaaacataagAAGGCTATGTGGCGTTTTGACAATTATAATTCAGCTGCATACTTCAGTGTGATTGATGGTGTCTTTATCTCACGCACAATTTTTAATATGCGTTACACTTATTACCTATACACCTTTTTGTTGAACCAATACATGTTAAGACACTTTAAGCGCCGAGTATTTTTTGtgataaattttcaatttcagtcAAGTAACTGAAGTATCTATCAAGAGCAAAAATAAGAAATCATGTTAATAGATAAGTTTAGTCCATTGTTTAAATGCTGAAAACTGTTCATTAATTGTTCCTTCTTTTATATTCTGCTgatattaaagcaatatgagctgcaattttcatgttgaaattttgtttacgAAAATGTTTTTTCTAGTTAAAAGACGAAAATTAATTCATGgcttttaaatttcttattttgGTGGGAAAAGGCGTTAAGAGGTCCTAATTGGAACaacattgaattattgtcgtcctgtacaaacattgatttgctatatattccttagtaGAGAAATATcgttcttttttcaaaaatcatttatttgttttcacattttttatcataaaagttcaAGTTAGATGCAGACTTATTAT from Crassostrea angulata isolate pt1a10 chromosome 7, ASM2561291v2, whole genome shotgun sequence includes:
- the LOC128156314 gene encoding uncharacterized protein LOC128156314 isoform X1 — protein: MKSDNVEKYIETVERKVDSTQEKFIELDKKFTVAENKLPKLEKLLHEDHFTRLLDKEWEKRKVLLTNELEKKYAILNDTVDNTLKTVNERVHRFSNETKILRKETERLDVSSSKLNRKMKSNEKKIIEIKRQLYSNSKKVNDQIKHLENNNQELKLMSKRVKSTEERLDGVDGVLNVTNERLDGVDGMLNVTNERLDGVDGMLNATNERLDGVDGMLNVTNERLDGVDGMLNVTNERLDGVDGVLNVTNERLDGVDGVLNVTNERLDGVDGVLNVTNERLDGVDGVLNVTNERLDGVDGMLNANNERLDGVHGMLNFTNERLDGVDGVLNVTNERLDGVDRLFNVINADLYDISLYIVVLLFAVGFAVFLAAYEKLVSKQHRTVDSTAPAEVMNGYTLESGPNKRLKKKDQSIIQCSSDLIEKLSRKNKEKGVGIISFNSSTQENHQRSFEAIDISSSLPVQAYVILKLDDLMLVQPYTKIVIFVDYNERNIILESPETEIGDIRRRTTEVLLEIGCDVFLVYYRDKNSKSLPRENLYNTSLYSIEKQTVLSRLRSRGRVFTVYDTFHPQQVQMLKNCLK
- the LOC128156314 gene encoding uncharacterized protein LOC128156314 isoform X2, which gives rise to MKSDNVEKYIETVERKVDSTQEKFIELDKKFTVAENKLPKLEKLLHEDHFTRLLDKEWEKRKVLLTNELEKKYAILNDTVDNTLKTVNERVHRFSNETKILRKETERLDVSSSKLNRKMKSNEKKIIEIKRQLYSNSKKVNDQIKHLENNNQELKLMSKRVKSTEERLDGVDGVLNVTNERLDGVDGMLNVTNERLDGVDGMLNATNERLDGVDGMLNVTNERLDGVDGMLNVTNERLDGVDGVLNVTNERLDGVDGVLNVTNERLDGVDGVLNVTNERLDGVDGVLNVTNERLDGVDGMLNANNERLDGVHGMLNFTNERLDGVDGVLNVTNERLDGVDRLFNVINADLYDISLYIVVLLFAVGFAVFLAAYEKLVSKQHRTVDSTAPAEVMNGYTLESGPNKRLKKKDQCSSDLIEKLSRKNKEKGVGIISFNSSTQENHQRSFEAIDISSSLPVQAYVILKLDDLMLVQPYTKIVIFVDYNERNIILESPETEIGDIRRRTTEVLLEIGCDVFLVYYRDKNSKSLPRENLYNTSLYSIEKQTVLSRLRSRGRVFTVYDTFHPQQVQMLKNCLK